A region of the Prevotella intermedia ATCC 25611 = DSM 20706 genome:
ATCTGTGGCTTTGCACGAAGCACGTTGCTCCACTTCGGCTACGATGGTCGCTATTCTACATCGGGCAACCTCGCTTTCCCATTCTCTCCGTCAGACTGCAAGATGGGCGAAGTTTACGAATTCAACGTCTATCACCTCTTGGAAGTAGACGACCCTACAAGTCTTTTCCCTATTACTTACGTCAATTTCGACAAGGGAGAATGCAAGTAACTAACAGTAAAAGGAGATAAAAACATGGCACAATATAAATTAGTAGACGTGGCTTCAGTGATTCGCAGCAAGAACTCAGGCCCTTTCGAACTTACATTCGACGTCATTTTTAAAGACTTTGAAACTTACAACAAGGTGAAGGACGCCAACATCTTCAACGAAAAGATGTTCTGCGAACTCTACCATATCAAGGCTGAAGACATCATCAACATCATTCACTTCGACCCTGCAAAGGCTATCAAGACCACCATCGTCCGCCCTATCCCATCGGGTTCGTTGGGCGAAACCGATGTGTACGGCGCACAGCAGCA
Encoded here:
- a CDS encoding DUF4387 domain-containing protein; the encoded protein is MAQYKLVDVASVIRSKNSGPFELTFDVIFKDFETYNKVKDANIFNEKMFCELYHIKAEDIINIIHFDPAKAIKTTIVRPIPSGSLGETDVYGAQQHTPLMKMTFEL